A region of Micromonospora sp. WMMD882 DNA encodes the following proteins:
- a CDS encoding UTRA domain-containing protein: MADRGWLSVSLPYVTSAASDAWQAEAAAGGGVGSQRLLEVAEVAAPAEVAAAFGVERGTVVVVRRRLMLLDDRPVELTDSYYPLAIARGTALATPQKIRGGAVTLLAELGYRPGRTVEDVYARAPTAEEREALALGGHRWVLGLTRLITTEDGTPVEVSVMIMVADGRRLRYETKIGD; the protein is encoded by the coding sequence GTGGCTGACCGGGGTTGGCTGAGCGTCTCCCTGCCGTACGTGACGTCTGCTGCGTCCGACGCCTGGCAGGCCGAGGCGGCAGCCGGTGGGGGAGTCGGAAGCCAGCGGCTGTTGGAGGTCGCGGAAGTGGCGGCCCCCGCCGAGGTGGCCGCCGCCTTCGGCGTGGAACGGGGCACGGTGGTCGTGGTGCGCCGTCGGCTGATGCTGCTCGACGATCGGCCCGTCGAGCTGACGGACTCGTACTACCCGCTCGCCATCGCTCGAGGTACGGCGTTGGCCACGCCGCAGAAGATCCGTGGCGGAGCGGTGACACTGCTGGCGGAGCTGGGCTATCGACCCGGACGTACCGTCGAGGATGTCTACGCCCGTGCGCCCACGGCTGAGGAGCGGGAGGCGCTGGCCCTCGGCGGGCACCGTTGGGTGCTGGGTCTGACCCGCCTGATCACGACGGAGGACGGCACGCCGGTCGAGGTCAGTGTGATGATCATGGTGGCCGACGGTCGGCGACTGCGGTACGAGACGAAGATCGGCGACTGA
- a CDS encoding transposase, with protein MSTSSGKQPASGGGDPAPKPSRRVFSPEYKLAMVAEYENAANGEKGAILRREGLYSSHIIEWTRARDAGHLGQAGTPDSGAASAGSRVKKSAEQIELEKLRRQNEKLQADLKKTRIALDIMGKAHALLEELSESADNDNPPRRS; from the coding sequence GTGTCCACTTCATCTGGCAAGCAGCCGGCGTCCGGCGGCGGGGACCCGGCGCCGAAGCCGTCGCGGCGGGTCTTCAGCCCGGAGTACAAGCTCGCGATGGTCGCCGAGTACGAGAACGCCGCGAACGGAGAGAAGGGTGCGATCCTGCGCCGGGAAGGCTTGTACTCGTCGCACATCATCGAGTGGACACGGGCTCGGGATGCCGGGCACCTCGGCCAGGCAGGGACTCCGGATTCCGGCGCTGCGTCGGCCGGGTCGCGGGTGAAGAAGTCCGCAGAACAGATCGAGCTGGAGAAGCTGCGCCGGCAGAACGAGAAGCTGCAGGCGGATCTGAAGAAGACCCGCATTGCGTTGGACATCATGGGAAAAGCGCACGCGCTCTTGGAGGAACTCTCCGAGAGCGCGGACAACGACAACCCGCCGAGGAGATCCTGA
- a CDS encoding IS3 family transposase has protein sequence MFGQLRDADISVQRACALTGTSRATYYRRAKPVVGPRHGPWLPRTPPPQALSTAERERVLAVLNSPAYADLAIPQVWARELDAGRYHCSMSTMYRIARAAGQSRERRRLATHPPRVRPELVATGPGQVWSWDITALKGPVKGVWYRCYVMIDIYSRYVTGWLVAAAEDAVVARDFLADAIDRNGIEPHTIHADRGGAMVSKPVSEMLVDLGVLRSHSRPRTSNDNPYSEAQFKTMKYVPDFPARFGSLADARAFCDGFFTAYNHEHRHSGIGWHTPASVHYGTAEQIREHRQNTLDAAHATHPDRFNHRPRPPQLPDRAWINQPTQQDQTVSI, from the coding sequence GTGTTCGGGCAGTTACGCGACGCGGACATCTCCGTGCAGCGGGCGTGCGCGTTGACCGGGACATCGCGGGCGACCTACTACCGGCGGGCGAAGCCGGTGGTCGGGCCGCGGCACGGGCCGTGGCTGCCGCGGACCCCGCCGCCGCAGGCGCTCAGCACCGCCGAGCGGGAGCGGGTCCTGGCGGTGTTGAACTCGCCTGCTTATGCCGACCTGGCGATCCCGCAGGTCTGGGCCAGGGAACTCGACGCGGGCCGCTACCACTGCTCGATGTCCACGATGTACCGCATCGCCCGCGCGGCCGGGCAGAGCCGGGAACGACGCCGGCTGGCGACCCATCCGCCCCGGGTGCGGCCGGAGCTGGTCGCGACCGGGCCGGGTCAGGTGTGGTCCTGGGACATCACCGCGTTGAAAGGACCCGTCAAAGGCGTCTGGTACCGGTGTTACGTCATGATCGACATCTACTCCCGGTACGTCACCGGGTGGCTCGTCGCGGCCGCCGAGGACGCGGTCGTCGCCCGTGACTTCCTGGCCGACGCGATCGACCGTAACGGGATCGAGCCGCACACCATCCACGCCGACCGCGGCGGCGCCATGGTGTCGAAACCGGTGTCGGAGATGCTCGTCGACCTCGGTGTCCTCCGCTCGCACTCCCGACCCCGGACCTCGAACGACAACCCGTACTCCGAGGCCCAGTTCAAGACTATGAAGTACGTGCCGGATTTCCCGGCCCGGTTCGGATCCCTCGCTGACGCGAGAGCCTTCTGCGACGGCTTTTTTACCGCCTATAACCACGAGCACCGGCATTCCGGGATCGGCTGGCACACCCCGGCGTCGGTGCACTACGGCACCGCCGAGCAGATCCGCGAGCACCGCCAGAACACCCTCGACGCGGCCCACGCCACCCACCCAGACCGGTTCAACCACCGGCCACGCCCACCGCAACTACCCGACCGTGCCTGGATCAACCAGCCCACCCAACAGGACCAAACCGTCTCAATTTGA
- a CDS encoding DUF397 domain-containing protein: MLPEVAWHISTKSDAGSGNCVEAGPLCDATGRVAVRHSHHPDGPALVYEAANWRAFLAGIRSGRFG, translated from the coding sequence ATGTTGCCCGAGGTTGCCTGGCACATCAGCACCAAGAGTGATGCCGGCAGCGGCAACTGCGTCGAGGCGGGTCCGCTGTGTGACGCCACCGGCCGGGTTGCCGTACGGCACAGCCACCACCCTGACGGGCCGGCGCTGGTCTACGAGGCGGCCAACTGGAGAGCTTTCCTGGCGGGCATTCGTAGCGGCCGGTTCGGCTGA
- a CDS encoding helix-turn-helix transcriptional regulator: MTDQRGPTLRAQWLGNELREMRERAGLTLKEVAEYVRRNASTVSRFESGLLPARVPEVLAYLDICGVDDPKRRDDLKTMSSELFRKGWWDGYAGDVTGSLIDRIWMESRATGVSYFQPVAVPGLLQTREYAVSVIRAAHGNASEEQVERWVELRMARQQLLDREPPVQLSAIIDEAVVRRVVGGRTVMRGQLLHLVSLVDRRGVDIRVLSFEAGAHASPDGQFDLFSMPDPYPQAACMQTPSGAIYVEADRAAPLAAAYDRLCDAAMSSASTAAFLKDLAAQLE; encoded by the coding sequence TTGACCGACCAGCGTGGACCGACGCTGCGCGCACAGTGGCTGGGCAACGAGCTGCGCGAAATGCGCGAGCGGGCAGGGCTGACCCTCAAGGAGGTGGCCGAGTACGTACGTCGCAACGCCTCGACGGTCAGCCGTTTCGAGAGCGGACTATTGCCGGCGCGGGTACCCGAGGTGCTCGCCTACCTGGACATCTGCGGAGTCGACGATCCCAAGCGACGCGACGACCTCAAGACGATGAGCAGCGAGCTCTTTCGTAAGGGCTGGTGGGACGGCTACGCGGGCGACGTCACCGGCTCGCTGATCGACCGCATCTGGATGGAGAGCCGCGCCACCGGCGTCTCCTACTTCCAGCCGGTGGCTGTGCCAGGTCTGCTGCAAACGCGCGAGTATGCCGTTTCCGTTATCCGAGCGGCTCACGGTAACGCCAGTGAGGAGCAGGTCGAGCGCTGGGTTGAGCTACGTATGGCACGGCAACAGCTACTCGACCGGGAGCCACCTGTACAGCTCTCCGCGATCATCGACGAGGCGGTGGTACGAAGAGTCGTCGGCGGGCGAACGGTGATGCGAGGTCAGCTCCTCCACCTCGTCTCGCTTGTGGACCGCCGGGGCGTGGACATCCGTGTCCTGTCCTTTGAGGCGGGCGCGCACGCCAGTCCGGACGGGCAGTTCGACCTGTTCTCGATGCCCGATCCCTACCCGCAGGCAGCGTGCATGCAGACCCCGTCAGGGGCGATCTACGTCGAAGCGGATCGGGCTGCGCCACTCGCAGCGGCGTACGATCGGCTGTGTGACGCGGCGATGTCTTCCGCCAGTACCGCTGCGTTCCTGAAGGATCTGGCGGCCCAGCTGGAGTGA
- a CDS encoding flavin reductase, whose protein sequence is MSRRRPAAGPRRGDGNGKGDGGTPERHVPVRPGWTCAGCAADWPCPDRRGRLLVEYAGDRIALSMLLASYLSDAVADLPGTPPPELYRRFLGWPRRR, encoded by the coding sequence GTGAGCCGGCGGCGACCGGCCGCCGGGCCGCGCCGGGGCGACGGCAACGGCAAGGGCGACGGCGGTACGCCGGAGCGGCACGTTCCGGTCCGGCCGGGGTGGACGTGTGCCGGGTGCGCCGCCGACTGGCCCTGCCCGGACCGGCGTGGCCGCCTGCTGGTCGAGTACGCGGGCGACCGGATCGCCCTGTCGATGTTGCTGGCCTCCTACCTGTCCGACGCCGTCGCCGACCTGCCCGGGACGCCTCCGCCGGAGTTGTACCGCCGTTTCCTCGGCTGGCCGCGCCGTCGGTGA
- a CDS encoding ABC transporter substrate-binding protein, with protein sequence MRRSGRVVGALLAAALVVTGCGSGPGDDDPAAPGGAEAAAGFPVTVTNCGRTLTFDAPPSRVVTGYQPVLETLLALGLQDRIVGRVNFSENGPDGFLPGQKELYERIPQLSDSIAFPAREVLLAQDADLVISEGWYNFEASRGEATIDELTAAGTPVFLTGGWCDDAGQRKFQLADTLRDVRELGRIFGVPERAEQVVAEMQKILDEVRAAVAGRPAVPVLATDGGAGPVRAYGGAGLTQQLIEAAGGVNVLAGVRDDLIEVGVEQVAATEPTAIIVTDYLPGPTAAEKFATVAAIVPESPAAKDKRYLPLPAAGQHPGYRNILTLRQVAAFLHPDAFPG encoded by the coding sequence ATGCGGCGATCAGGCCGGGTGGTGGGCGCGCTGCTGGCGGCGGCCCTGGTGGTCACCGGGTGCGGGTCCGGGCCGGGTGACGACGACCCCGCCGCCCCGGGCGGGGCGGAGGCCGCCGCCGGGTTCCCGGTGACGGTGACGAACTGCGGCCGTACGTTGACCTTCGACGCCCCGCCGAGCCGGGTGGTCACCGGCTACCAGCCGGTGCTGGAGACGCTGCTCGCCCTCGGCCTTCAGGACCGGATCGTGGGCCGGGTCAACTTCTCCGAGAACGGTCCGGACGGCTTCCTGCCCGGCCAGAAGGAGCTGTACGAGCGGATCCCGCAGCTCTCCGACTCGATCGCGTTCCCCGCCCGGGAGGTGCTGCTGGCCCAGGACGCCGACCTGGTGATCAGTGAGGGCTGGTACAACTTCGAGGCCAGCCGGGGCGAGGCCACCATCGACGAGTTGACCGCCGCCGGCACGCCCGTGTTCCTCACCGGTGGCTGGTGCGACGACGCCGGGCAGCGGAAGTTCCAGCTCGCCGACACGCTGCGGGACGTCCGGGAGCTGGGCCGGATCTTCGGCGTACCGGAGCGGGCCGAGCAGGTGGTGGCCGAGATGCAGAAGATCCTCGACGAGGTACGGGCGGCGGTGGCGGGCCGGCCGGCGGTGCCGGTGCTGGCCACCGACGGCGGGGCCGGCCCGGTACGGGCGTACGGCGGGGCGGGCCTGACCCAGCAGTTGATCGAGGCGGCCGGCGGGGTCAACGTGCTGGCCGGCGTCCGCGACGACCTGATCGAGGTCGGGGTGGAGCAGGTCGCGGCGACCGAGCCGACGGCGATCATCGTCACCGACTATCTTCCCGGGCCGACGGCCGCCGAGAAGTTCGCCACCGTGGCGGCGATCGTGCCGGAGTCCCCCGCCGCGAAGGACAAGCGCTACCTGCCGCTGCCGGCCGCCGGGCAGCACCCGGGCTACCGCAACATCCTGACCCTGCGGCAGGTCGCGGCGTTCCTGCATCCCGACGCCTTCCCGGGATGA
- a CDS encoding iron ABC transporter permease — MTGRRRYPLVLTAGVTLLVVATVGSVLVGSVWIPPARVAGVVADHLLPGVTGSPADAVQDRIVWQYRLPRAGLAILAGAGLAVVGAVLQAVVRNPLADPFLLGASSGASFGAVLVIVSGAALGGLGLSAAAFLGALAAMVLVYVLARAGGRLTPGRLILAGVALAYLFQAGYSFLLQKADAARAAQSALFWLLGSLAGARWHNLGLPALALVVGLTALLLRWRALNAVSAGEEVAVSLGVAAHRLRAEVFVLTSLLTGVLVAVTGAIAFVGLIVPHVARMLVGADHRRVLPVAALLGAGFLQAVDITARLLDAPQELPLSVVTAVFGVPFFLWLLRRRDTARVVS; from the coding sequence ATGACCGGACGGCGACGCTACCCGCTGGTGCTCACCGCCGGCGTCACGCTGCTGGTGGTGGCGACGGTCGGGTCGGTGCTGGTCGGGTCGGTGTGGATTCCGCCGGCCCGGGTGGCGGGCGTGGTCGCCGACCATCTGCTGCCCGGCGTCACCGGCAGCCCGGCCGACGCGGTGCAGGACCGGATCGTCTGGCAGTACCGGCTGCCCCGGGCCGGGTTGGCGATCCTGGCCGGGGCGGGGCTGGCCGTGGTCGGGGCGGTCCTACAGGCCGTGGTCCGCAACCCGTTGGCCGATCCGTTCCTGCTCGGCGCCTCCTCCGGGGCGTCGTTCGGGGCCGTCCTGGTGATCGTCTCCGGGGCCGCCCTGGGTGGGCTCGGTCTGTCCGCCGCCGCGTTCCTGGGCGCGTTGGCGGCGATGGTGCTGGTGTACGTGCTGGCCCGGGCCGGGGGTCGGCTCACCCCCGGCCGGCTGATCCTGGCCGGGGTGGCGTTGGCGTACCTGTTCCAGGCCGGCTACTCGTTCCTGTTGCAGAAGGCGGACGCGGCGCGGGCCGCCCAGTCGGCGCTGTTCTGGCTGCTGGGCAGCCTGGCCGGGGCCCGCTGGCACAACCTGGGCCTGCCGGCGCTGGCGCTCGTGGTGGGGCTGACGGCGTTGCTGCTGCGCTGGCGGGCGTTGAACGCGGTCAGCGCCGGCGAGGAGGTGGCCGTCTCGCTCGGGGTGGCGGCGCACCGGCTCCGGGCGGAGGTGTTCGTGCTGACCTCGCTGCTGACCGGGGTGCTGGTGGCGGTGACCGGGGCGATCGCGTTCGTCGGGCTGATCGTGCCGCACGTGGCGCGGATGCTGGTCGGGGCCGACCATCGGCGGGTGCTGCCGGTGGCGGCGCTGCTCGGGGCCGGGTTCCTCCAGGCGGTGGACATCACCGCCCGGCTGTTGGACGCCCCGCAGGAGTTGCCGCTGTCGGTGGTGACGGCGGTGTTCGGGGTGCCGTTCTTCCTGTGGCTGCTGCGCCGCCGCGACACGGCCCGGGTGGTGTCGTGA
- a CDS encoding ABC transporter ATP-binding protein codes for MNLRLAGVTVALDGRPVLRGLDVEVPTGGFVGVVGPNGSGKSTLIRAVYRAVRPSAGGVHVGGDDVWAVSARESARRTAVVAQHGGEAGEFTVAETVAMGRTPHKRLFDADTAADREVCARALARVGLAGLADRPLSTLSGGERQRVTIARALAQQAPLLLLDEPTNHLDVRHQYEILALVRSLGVTVLAALHDLDLAVQFCDALYVLRAGRVVAAGPPGEVLTPDLVRDVFGVDAHLLAHPVTGRLRLLLSHRPAGDDPAGAPPGVRS; via the coding sequence GTGAACCTGCGGTTGGCCGGGGTGACGGTGGCGTTGGACGGCCGCCCGGTGTTGCGCGGTCTGGACGTCGAGGTGCCGACCGGCGGGTTCGTCGGGGTGGTCGGGCCGAACGGCAGCGGCAAGTCGACGTTGATCAGGGCCGTCTACCGGGCGGTGCGGCCGTCGGCGGGCGGCGTGCACGTCGGCGGGGACGACGTGTGGGCGGTGTCGGCGCGGGAGTCCGCCCGGCGGACCGCCGTGGTGGCCCAGCACGGCGGCGAGGCGGGCGAGTTCACCGTGGCGGAGACGGTGGCGATGGGCCGTACGCCGCACAAGCGGCTGTTCGACGCGGACACGGCGGCGGACCGGGAGGTGTGCGCGCGGGCGTTGGCCCGGGTCGGGTTGGCCGGGCTGGCCGACCGCCCGCTCTCCACGTTGTCCGGTGGGGAGCGGCAGCGGGTGACGATCGCGCGGGCGTTGGCGCAGCAGGCGCCGCTGCTGCTGCTCGACGAACCGACCAACCACCTGGACGTACGGCACCAGTACGAGATCCTGGCGTTGGTGCGTTCGTTGGGGGTGACCGTGCTCGCCGCGTTGCACGACCTCGATCTGGCCGTGCAGTTCTGTGACGCGCTGTACGTGCTGCGGGCCGGGCGGGTCGTCGCGGCCGGGCCGCCGGGTGAGGTGTTGACGCCGGATCTGGTGCGGGACGTGTTCGGGGTGGACGCCCACCTGCTGGCGCACCCGGTCACCGGCCGGTTGCGTCTGCTGCTGTCCCATCGGCCGGCAGGTGACGATCCGGCCGGCGCGCCGCCCGGCGTCCGCTCGTGA
- a CDS encoding SagB/ThcOx family dehydrogenase, which yields MRVRRRAHLVCRWEADGLFVALPDQRRWLCANSDLMSLLHAATEWTDADDLAARFGAEHAGRAHAAIKALHDAGLLVSDDTDDALPPVWAHWGVVAQRAHVDARDANYLVDSPRRAEVAGQITADGQPPAPFKTYPDAPALFLPRRAVPLRTPVEEVFAARRTHRRFADAPVDVDALATVLSYTFAPQRFLDGGPFGVQQARVAASAGGRHEVECYVVVFAVDGVPPGLYHYAPDRHCLELLDPGVDRATVAALGYGQEPSYRGAFTCLTTAVAGRLSWKYRHPRAYRLWMYDAGHYGQTFALTCVALGLAPFQTVAFHDSRVEALLGLDPDEEFAVYLLAAGLPEPAGVPGSAAGAPGPGPTGLPVDHPHPPLTRLATARHTHRPAEPAERRS from the coding sequence ATGCGGGTACGTCGCCGCGCGCACCTGGTCTGCCGGTGGGAGGCCGACGGGTTGTTCGTCGCGCTGCCCGATCAGCGACGGTGGCTGTGCGCCAACTCCGACCTGATGTCGCTGCTGCACGCCGCGACGGAGTGGACCGACGCCGACGACCTCGCCGCGCGGTTCGGCGCCGAGCACGCCGGCCGGGCGCACGCCGCCATCAAGGCCCTGCACGACGCCGGGCTGCTGGTCAGCGACGACACCGACGACGCCCTGCCGCCGGTGTGGGCGCACTGGGGTGTCGTCGCCCAACGCGCCCACGTCGACGCCCGCGACGCCAACTATCTCGTCGACTCGCCGCGTCGGGCCGAGGTGGCCGGGCAGATCACCGCCGACGGGCAGCCGCCCGCGCCGTTCAAGACGTACCCGGACGCGCCCGCGCTGTTCCTGCCCCGTCGGGCGGTGCCGCTGCGGACCCCGGTCGAGGAGGTCTTCGCCGCCCGCCGTACGCACCGGCGTTTCGCCGACGCCCCGGTGGACGTCGACGCCCTCGCCACCGTGCTGTCGTACACGTTCGCGCCGCAACGTTTCCTCGACGGCGGCCCGTTCGGCGTGCAGCAGGCCCGGGTGGCCGCCTCGGCGGGCGGTCGGCACGAGGTCGAGTGCTACGTGGTGGTGTTCGCCGTCGACGGGGTGCCGCCCGGCCTGTACCACTACGCGCCCGACCGGCACTGCCTGGAGCTGCTCGACCCGGGAGTGGACCGGGCCACCGTCGCCGCTCTCGGGTACGGACAGGAGCCCTCCTACCGGGGGGCGTTCACCTGTCTCACCACCGCCGTCGCCGGTCGACTGTCGTGGAAGTACCGGCATCCGCGCGCGTACCGGCTGTGGATGTACGACGCCGGTCACTACGGGCAGACCTTCGCGCTGACCTGCGTCGCGCTCGGTCTCGCTCCGTTCCAGACGGTCGCCTTCCACGACAGCCGGGTCGAGGCGCTGCTCGGCCTGGACCCGGACGAGGAGTTCGCCGTCTACCTGCTCGCCGCCGGGCTGCCCGAGCCCGCCGGGGTCCCCGGGTCGGCCGCCGGAGCTCCCGGGCCGGGCCCCACCGGGTTGCCGGTCGACCATCCGCATCCGCCGCTCACGCGCCTCGCGACCGCGCGCCACACCCACCGGCCCGCCGAGCCGGCCGAGAGGAGGTCCTGA
- a CDS encoding cupin domain-containing protein codes for MALDRCVAMPADAFRADVYGVRHLHTPAGDLPAGFADLLTSQSLDELFTGGALRTTSVRLVRDGREVPTRGVVEPGDVPAEPSFVDADHLRRALAAGNTLILRSLHRYHPPVRRLAHQLAGELGCAVRVNAFVTPPRSTGVDLHYDVQDVFVLQIAGSKLWRLGTPPLPAPLPSQAWFDLPAARREQLRAASEPLGSVLLRAGDTLYLPRGTMHAPRTDDELSIHLTIAVSRLTGHDLLRRLVDAAADDAALRAGVDLAELEADPDTARTTLTWIARRLAATADEVDVAGLLWSARREAFRDLPAEPAPVLPAPVDAPAYRLRPGAQYAATPDGDTLRLRVPGKQATLPVTTAPVFDALRRHGHLDPRELTATFGDDDASRLITLLVDLDLVAPVVGARAERSATA; via the coding sequence ATGGCTCTCGACCGCTGCGTCGCCATGCCCGCCGACGCCTTCCGCGCCGACGTCTACGGCGTGCGTCACCTGCACACCCCGGCCGGTGACCTGCCCGCCGGCTTCGCCGACCTGCTCACTTCGCAGAGCCTCGACGAGCTGTTCACCGGCGGCGCGTTGCGCACCACCTCGGTACGACTGGTCCGGGACGGCCGGGAGGTGCCGACCCGGGGCGTGGTGGAGCCGGGGGACGTGCCGGCCGAGCCGAGTTTCGTCGACGCCGATCATCTGCGCCGCGCGCTGGCCGCCGGGAACACCCTGATCCTGCGTTCCCTGCACCGCTACCACCCGCCGGTCCGCCGACTCGCCCATCAACTCGCCGGTGAGCTCGGCTGCGCGGTCCGGGTCAACGCGTTCGTCACGCCGCCCCGGTCCACCGGCGTCGACCTGCACTACGACGTCCAGGACGTGTTCGTCCTGCAGATCGCCGGCAGCAAACTGTGGCGGTTGGGCACTCCGCCGCTGCCCGCGCCGCTGCCCAGCCAGGCCTGGTTCGATCTGCCCGCCGCCCGGCGTGAGCAGCTCCGTGCCGCCAGCGAGCCGCTGGGCAGCGTGCTGCTCCGGGCCGGGGACACCCTCTACCTGCCCCGGGGCACCATGCACGCCCCCCGGACCGATGACGAGCTGTCCATCCACCTGACCATCGCCGTCTCCCGGCTCACCGGTCACGACCTGCTGCGTCGTCTCGTCGACGCCGCCGCCGACGACGCCGCGCTGCGGGCCGGCGTCGACCTGGCCGAGCTGGAGGCCGATCCCGACACGGCGCGTACGACACTGACCTGGATCGCGCGGCGCCTCGCGGCCACCGCGGACGAGGTCGACGTGGCCGGTCTGCTCTGGTCGGCACGCCGCGAGGCGTTCCGGGATCTGCCCGCCGAGCCCGCGCCGGTGCTGCCCGCCCCGGTCGACGCCCCGGCGTACCGGCTGCGACCCGGCGCCCAGTACGCGGCCACCCCGGACGGCGACACCCTCCGCCTGCGGGTGCCCGGCAAGCAGGCCACGCTGCCGGTGACCACCGCCCCGGTCTTCGACGCCCTGCGCCGCCACGGTCACCTCGACCCGCGCGAGCTGACCGCGACGTTCGGCGACGACGACGCCAGTAGGCTGATCACCCTGCTGGTCGACCTCGATCTGGTCGCCCCGGTGGTCGGGGCCCGAGCGGAGCGGAGCGCCACCGCGTGA